The genomic segment CTTCAAATGCAGGCCCAGAAGCACAGGAAAGGCTTGTCAGGCTGCCCTTGTTTAAAAGGCAGATTTCTGTATTTGTGCCAATATCCAGGGCAATGACAATTCCTTTTTGCTCTAAAATTTCAAGGGCTGTAAGCATTGCAACATGGTCAGCTCCCACATAACCTGCAATATTGGGCAGAAAATGAACATAAGCCCCTTTTGCAGTTTTTAAACCAAGTTTCTCTGCTTTAATATCTAATTCCGAATCTGTAACCGGTATATACGGAGCCAGGGACAATGATTTGCCGGGAAGTCCCAGGAAAAGATGATGTATGGCTGTATTGCAGACAACCACAATCTCAAAAATATCATTGTTTGTTAATCCGGCATAGCTGCATAAATCACCAATTATTTGATTTAAGGTATTAGATAGTATTTCCCTGATATGTAAAGCCTGTTTTTGTGATTCTTGTGCATAAAGTAAACGGGCAATAATATCTTCTCCATATTTAATCTGCGGATTCATCATGCCTTTTGATGCAAGGGTTCTGCCTGTATTAAGATCAAGCAGATAGGCTGCAATTTTTGTAGTTCCAATATCAAATGCAATACCTGCAAGTCTTGAATCTTGGCAGCCCAGTGCAATGATCTTGTTTTCACGCAGAACTGCCCTGGCTTTCCAGTTATTATCTCTCAGATAAACAGGCATTTCACGTAAAACATCAAGATCAATAGACAAGACATTAATATTGTATTGTTCTTTTAACCGGTTTATTAAGCGCCTGGAATCAGAACAAAGATCATTTGAACCAGGTGCAGTCATTTCAATATCATACATTTTTACCAATGGTTCAGGAACTACCGGCAGATCCATGCTTTCAACCTGGGTCCGCTGGGGTGTGGTTAAAGAGTCAGGGGGAACAGACACCTTTAAATCAGACAAAGGTATTGTTTTACATGCAAGGCGGTATCCCTGGTTTATTTGATCTGGTGATAAAAAATTTTCTTCTGTTTTTGTCAGGCAGCTTACACTGCCTTCAATAATCTGGACAATACACTGTCCGCATGTACCATTTCCACCGCACAGATTGACCAGATCCACCCCCAGAGTTCTGGCACATTCAAGAAGTGAAATACCAGGCATACATTTACCGCGCAGGCCCACAGGTTCAAAATCTATTTTATATGATTTATTCAATTTTTTATTTCTTTATTAAAGGTTATAAAAATATTTATAGATCCATGTTACTAAAAATATATCCTGTAATCAAGAAATGAATTGAATTGAAACAGGTAAATAAAATGAATCCTGGTTTAGAATTCCCTTAGCAAAATTTTTGATATTCCTGTTCCTGCGCTCTGTCTGTTCCCAGGCTCTGGCGTGTCAGATAAGCACCTGCACATAAATTTTGTAACATATTGTAGGGGCAGCCCCCTGTGGCTGCCCTCGCTGCAAGGGCAGCCACAGGGGCCTGCCCCTACGGATGTTATGAAATTTTTGATGAGGTACTTACATCTTTTAATAAGTTGCAAGAATGGGTTGATGAAATTTTATTAAATTTTGGCTCTCAGTACCTTATTGAATTTTCATAACTGTTGAAGAATTTTTGTTTAGGTGCTTATGATACTGTTATTGGTAATAATATGATTGTTTTTGACAGCTTTCATGGTACAAATGCCTTGTTGTACCCACTGGAATAATTGAGTTTTTCCATTTTTGTAAGGGTTAAAATTTAAAGTCAGGTGGTGAGGATCACCCGGCAGTTCTGCCTTGCCTGCCGGGTGCAGCTAATCTTAATCATAATATAAAAACCGAGAGCTAAATGTAAACACTTGAAAACGTTTGACATGCTATTTTTTCAACATTTTTTTGTTTAATTTTCAAAGATTTGTAAAAACAAGAGGATTCCCATTGTTGAACGGCTGGTTTTGTATCTAATTAATAAAGGGGTTATTAAATTATCCCAGTTTACTGAAAAGGAAGGCAAAGGAGTCAGGATGGATGAGCTATCTATAAAATCATATTTAAGTAATTATGAAAAGTTTATGACAGCCTCTTTTGCAGATATAAAAACCCGCAAGCAGACAAATTACCGGGAAGTTATGAAAAAAAATGTTATGAAAATGGAAAATGTGCTGTTGAATAATATTGAATATCAGCCTTATATTTTTTATTCATAATGACAAAATTAGTTTTATTGACTTCTACGCTAATCTTAATAAAAAGGATTATAAAGGATGCAGAGAAGATCAATTCCAAGGTTTTGGTTTTATGCTCAAATTATTTAAGTAGTTTGAATATAAGATTAAAACTTTTTTTAATTTAATATCAGTAGGATAGCTTTAAATATTACAAAATTGTAACATGAAAATTTTATCTAAAACTCTAATTTTATTAAAAATATTCATATTTTGCTGAAAATTTTCCGAGGATCTTAAAAAGGTCAAAAAAGGGGGGGGATCCTCGGAAAGTTTTGATCCGTCTAAGATACTGATATTTAAGTATTATAAAACGTTAGTATGCAAACCTTTGTTAAGATGACACAAAATGAAACATAAAAAAGGTGTGCCAAAATGGAGATCCTCGATTTATGGTATTTAAACTCTTGATTTTTAATTCGATAAAATGGTAAGGGTGAAAATCATTGACCCGACTTTGAGGGGATTGAGACAGAAAGGGAGATAGTAAATTTACTAGAGCTCCCGGGTTGTGAAAATCATTGACCCGACTTTGAGGGGATTGAGACAGGTCTTTCTACTGATGGTATAATCCCGCCGCCTTTTGTCGTGAAAATCATTGACCCGACTTTGAGGGGATTGAGACGAGTTATTGTGCCAGCCTCCGTAAACCACATCCTGGAGTGAAAATCATTGACCCGACTTTGAGGGGATTGAGACAAGAAAAGGTTTTTGACTTGCTCCGCTGATGGAGGCTGCATGTGAAAATCATTGACCCGACTTTGAGGGGATTGAGACCGGAACATAGAAAATTAAATATAATTTTCTATGATAGGTGAAAATCATTGACCCGACTTTGAGGGGATTGAGACCAGAATAAACATTAGGAATCGCCGCTATTACGATAAAAGTGAAAATCATTGACCCGACTTTGAGGGGATTGAGACAACACTCCAGCCTTCACGACTTGGGATTTTAAATCCCGAGTGAAAATCATTGACCCGACTTTGAGGGGATTGAGACAGCTTTTCGGGACAATTTCATAAGGGCGTTCGATGACGTGAAAATCATTGACCCGACTTTGAGGGGATTGAGACATGGTACTTTCTTAAATCAGCGGCATAAAATCTGCCGTAGTGAAAATCATTGACCCGACTTTGAGGGGATTGAGACTCAATCTTAAAGATAATGATTCATTTTTTGTTTCAGTAGTGAAAATCATTGACCCGACTTTGAGGGGATTGAGACATTGTTTTTCATAGTTGTTGCGACTTCAGTCGCAACAAGTGAAAATCATTGACCCGACTTTGAGGGGATTGAGACAATTAATACTGCAAATTGATCGTCTAAAACTTCGACGAGTGAAAATCATTGACCCGACTTTGAGGGGATTGAGACACGCAATCCCGGTTGTTGGCTCGGAGCTTTGCAGCTCGTGAAAATCATTGACCCGACTTTGAGGGGATTGAGACAAAAATAACAACTACAAACGGCATCCCTGTGTGCTGTGTGAAAATCATTGACCCGACTTTGAGGGGATTGAGACTGGGTTGACGATGAGACTGTCCTCCTCATCTGTGAACAGTGAAAATCATTGACCCGACTTTGAGGGGATTGAGACACTTCAGCGGTTTTAATGTCAAGGTCGCCAGGGCTTAGTGAAAATCATTGACCCGACTTTGAGGGGATTGAGACACCGTTTCTTCGTAATAGTCCAGAATATCCTGCATCCGTGAAAATCATTGACCCGACTTTGAGGGGATTGAGACATTATGTCAACAGTTGGATGCAATGCCAGAAATGTTGTGAAAATCATTGACCCGACTTTGAGGGGATTGAGACGAGTTCCCTCTGGTTTTTGTCCTCCATGCTTAGCGTTAGTGAAAATCATTGACCCGACTTTGAGGGGATTGAGACAATCTTCCCCATGTTCATCTATAAGGGTATAAATAACCCGTGAAAATCATTGACCCGACTTTGAGGGGATTGAGACTTTTTCACGTCAAATCTTTCCATAGTTCCCTCCAATTGTGAAAATCATTGACCCGACTTTGAGGGGATTGAGACACCTGCAATACAGCTCCTATCTGCCGAAGGCTGGTTGTGTGAAAATCATTGACCCGACTTTGAGGGGATTGAGACTCGTTCAAGATTATTTCTGACACCATTTCATATTGCGGTGAAAATCATTGACCCGACTTTGAGGGGATTGAGACAGCCTGTGCAGTATTTCGGCTCCTTTGTATTCACCTTCGTGAAAATCATTGACCCGACTTTGAGGGGATTGAGACATCCTAAAATGAGACTGGTCGTAATCAGGGTTAATTTCGTGAAAATCATTGACCCGACTTTGAGGGGATTGAGACAATCACATGATATTTGTTCTTTGTTGCCTGCATAATTTCGTGAAAATCATTGACCCGACTTTGAGGGGATTGAGACATTTGTTTGCCGCATGATGCGACAAATACGGCTATAAAGTGAAAATCATTGACCCGACTTTGAGGGGATTGAGACTTGCACGTGGAACACATACTATGTTCTGCACATCTGCGTGAAAATCATTGACCCGACTTTGAGGGGATTGAGACGTTTTGGTTTCTGTGTAGTTCCTTCAATGCCCATGAATTGTGAAAATCATTGACCCGACTTTGAGGGGATTGAGACATGCAATTGCAATGTTTACAGTACGATATTGTTTTAGTGAAAATCATTGACCCGACTTTGAGGGGATTGAGACCCTTCTCTTTCATTTCATCAGCTTTCCTTGCCATAGTGTGAAAATCATTGACCCGACTTTGAGGGGATTGAGACACCCTGTCAGGGATTTGGGTTTCGTCAGTTCCCTCTGTGGTGAAAATCATTGACCCGACTTTGAGGGGATTGAGACGATTTATATGATAAAATAACATACTCACCTATAACGGGTGAAAATCATTGACCCGACTTTGAGGGGATTGAGACAGACTCATATGTTTGACCATAAAAGAAACAATAACCAGCGTGAAAATCATTGACCCGACTTTGAGGGGATTGAGACAAGTTCCTGCATTGCGTCAAATCTTGCGTCTTGTTCTGTGAAAATCATTGACCCGACTTTGAGGGGATTGAGACGACCTTTAGATGCTTTTACCTTTCCACAACCTTCAGGGTGTGAAAATCATTGACCCGACTTTGAGGGGATTGAGACATCATATTCAAAACCAATTCTTGTTGCAATTATCATTAAGTGAAAATCATTGACCCGACTTTGAGGGGATTGAGACATAGTTAAAGGCTTGAGTAGGAATATCTTTACTCAAGCCTTGTGAAAATCATTGACCCGACTTTGAGGGGATTGAGACCTTCTCACTGCAGTGTCTTGAGACAAAATCCGCTCCATGTGAAAATCATTGACCCGACTTTGAGGGGATTGAGACGCTTTTACGGTTTCGTTTTTTTCGTGGATATATTTCGTGTGAAAATCATTGACCCGACTTTGAGGGGATTGAGACAACTTAACAATATGCTCGTGAGGAGCTGTTGTTGAAGTGAAAATCATTGACCCGACTTTGAGGGGATTGAGACATCCCCACAAATTCCAATGACAATCTCCGTCCGTACTTCGTGAAAATCATTGACCCGACTTTGAGGGGATTGAGACAACATTTCAGATCCGTAATTTAGATCAAAAACTATTCGTGAAAATCATTGACCCGACTTTGAGGGGATTGAGACAACTTCTCCCTTGTCCCAATCAAAATCAACGGAAGTGTAGTGAAAATCATTGACCCGACTTTGAGGGGATTGAGACATTAATTCTTTTTTTCATTTTTGTTCTTTTGTTTTTTGTGAAAATCATTGACCCGACTTTGAGGGGATTGAGACACTTACCGAACTCCTCTCCATTATCAATGTCCATGGCGTGAAAATCATTGACCCGACTTTGAGGGGATTGAGACTCCTAACTTTGTCAACATCTGTTTGAACATAGTTCTCGTGAAAATCATTGACCCGACTTTGAGGGGATTGAGACATTCTGACAGTATGCTGCTCTTTTTTTAGTGTTGACGTGAAAATCATTGACCCGACTTTGAGGGGATTGAGACACCTCTGCAACAGCTGCATCGTACAAAGCATCATCCGTGAAAATCATTGACCCGACTTTGAGGGGATTGAGACAGGATTGTAAGTATTACCTGGTTTTGCTGATCCGATTTGTGAAAATCATTGACCCGACTTTGAGGGGATTGAGACAATATTTTTCCCGTTTAAATCCTTAAACCACCAGCCCTTGTGAAAATCATTGACCCGACTTTGAGGGGATTGAGACAGCATTTCACGACTCCTAACCCGAAGGTCTCAATTATTGTGAAAATCATTGACCCGACTTTGAGGGGATTGAGACGAAAAATCATAGCTTTTGTCTTCACTTGATATGGATAGTGAAAATCATTGACCCGACTTTGAGGGGATTGAGACAATTATATTTCCATCGGCATCTACCTTGATGAAAAAAAGTGAAAATCATTGACCCGACTTTGAGGGGATTGAGACACAATAAAGTAATTTTTTCCTCCTATGGTAACGTCTTGTGAAAATCATTGACCCGACTTTGAGGGGATTGAGACCATCCCACTTTCTTCCATTCTCTTTAGTCTCTGATATTGTGAAAATCATTGACCCGACTTTGAGGGGATTGAGACACCTGCATCTGACTGAATGAAAGAGGCGAAGATACCCTTGTGAAAATCATTGACCCGACTTTGAGGGGATTGAGACGCCATAATTAAATCTCCTTTTCTCTGAAGTTATGCAGGTGAAAATCATTGACCCGACTTTGAGGGGATTGAGACTTTACAGCAAACAGCAGTTGCCTGTCTGAAGGTTTCCAGTGAAAATCATTGACCCGACTTTGAGGGGATTGAGACACTGTTTTTTTAATTATTTTTAAAATAATTATAATTATCGTGAAAATCATTGACCCGACTTTGAGGGGATTGAGACACCCGGATGTATGAGTTATCTGCAGTGCTTCCTATTTATCGTGAAAATCATTGACCCGACTTTGAGGGGATTGAGACTTGCCAGCCTGGAGTGATTTCTTCCTGATCATTTTCGTGAAAATCATTGACCCGACTTTGAGGGGATTGAGACATGTGTTAAATAGCTTCTTGTTTTAAGAGCCTACGCATAAACTAAAAAAATGGCGAGAATTGCAAAAAAAAAATTTAGGCTGAATCCAATATTTCGCATCATTTTTAATATTCAGCAGAATTTGGGGACGTTTAGGATAAATATTTCAAACAACATATAAAATATCAGTATTTTAGAAACAGTTATCCTGTTAAGTCCTATTTTTCTTTTAAAAATAACTTGGAACTATCTTTGATTGCGTAAAAGAATATGAAAAGCAATCATAGTTTTATCAAGGTGAGCCTGGAAAGAGTCATTTCCCCGCTTCGTCAATCTGTCATCACTCAAATCGCACTTAAGCTGTTTTATCATTCTTTCAACAGAAGGCCTCCTGGTCATAAGAGCTTTGAATCGTTTTGACATAGGCGGATCATCAATATCAATGTGGGGCATCATATCAAACGGTATGGTAACATATCGTCCTTTGTCTGAGACAGGAGAACAAGACTGTTTATTGTCGCATTCAGAGCAGACACTAATATTATCATCATTAACCGGGGCATGATAAATGAACTTTTCAGTGTCAAGTCTCAGCCCCTGATAATCCATTTTAAAACCGCCATTGCAGATCAAATTTCCAGACGGAGTCAGTCTGTCCATTCCTTTTGGAAGATTTTCAGTGACTGTTTTTCGGGTTCTCGGGTTCAAAGACGCTTTTAATTCAATTCCGAATTCATTTGCAAATTGATCTTTCAAGCCCTTATCATCACAGGCTGAATCATAAAGAGCAAAGTCAAACCACAGCTTTAATTCCGGGAAATCAAGAAAAAGAAGTTCCATATGCGGGAAAAAAGTCTGGCCGTCATGAGTAGCAGCATCTGCAACACACCGGACATCAAGAGGTATTCCCTGCAAGGGAAGTCCTAAGATAGAAGCCTTGTGTCCCCATATAAATTTATTATACGCTTTCACTATTGTCCCGGCTCCATCATCAGCAAGCTCCCAGGGGTGAAAACAATTGTCCTGATCCTCACATCTGCAATTTTTGGTAATCTTTGACTGTGATTTCTTTTTTTCTTTTCCATCTTCACCTGTATAATTGATCGTTTCAAAACCTGAATATGCATGGTAATGTGTCGTATCTCCGACCACAACATTTTCTTTTTCAATTACATTTTCTTCAAGATTTTTCCTGACTTCATTAATTTTAATCAGGTTCCACAAGCCGTACTCCTTCATAATTTGATCAAACTGTTCAATTTTTCTAAGACTTGGAACATGTTTGAAAGAATACTCATCACCAGGCTCCTTCGGAATAAAACCGCAGACACGGGCAAAAGACGGATTGGAGGTCAGATGCATATGAACATTTTCCGGCTCGGCAGGAAAACCCATAAGAGTTGTTCCGATAAAACTATTGAACATGGCAAAAAAACATTTTGGTTTTTTGCCATCCTTGCGGAATGGAACAATGCCGGGTGCTATTGAAGATGGAGAAACAATTGAATAGGGAACCGTCTTAAATTCAGGTTCATAAATAACAGGTGAATTCTTGTCAACAGTAGGACGATTGGAAAGAATTCTCAAGGCCGCCTCTTCTTTGCTCTCATCAATAATCTCTGTGTTAGTATTATTGGCGGTTTTATTGGCACATGTATTAAAATGATATAAAGCATTATAATACATGACACCAATGGCCAGATAATCCTGCCAGGGCATATTTTTCAGCAGAGGATACCATGGGGTAAACGGTGAGTTAAGAAGCAGTTCGTCGTCTTTATTTACCACAACAACTAAAGGTATCTGTACAATAGGTGGCGATGAGATATTTAACATAATATTAGTTCCTTTTAGTAAGATATATACCATTATATATTTAGTAGTTTTGTAAACTTGTCTTCAATGAGAATTTCTCATTGAAGATTTCAAATATATCTCCATATCATATTTTTTAATGAGAAGCAACAATTATTATGCTATTTTTTTATTATTTAAATTAGTTATATCGTTATTTCAAAATGAAGTGCAAAAATATAATCGCATAAAATATTTATATTTGATTTATAAATTTACAAAACAATATAATTCGTATTGGTGGCACGTATTTGATATTATAGTGTATTTTACGTTTATGCGTAGGCTCTTAAGAGTTTCCATTGGTGAAAATCATTGACCCGACTTTGAGGGGATTGAGACATCGCATATGGGACAGAAGTATATCTTATATTCACCGCGTGAAAATCATTGACCCGACTTTGAGGGGATTGAGACACCTTCTCCAGTCCTTGCGGAATGAATGTAAGCGTTAGTGAAAATCATTGACCCGACTTTGAGGGGATTGAGACACTATTATGTTATTTTTCTTATTTTCTTTTTTTGCGCTGTGAAAATCATTGACCCGACTTTGAGGGGATTGAGACGATTTATAATTTTTTCCTAAAAATCTGATTTCATTATCGTGAAAATCATTGACCCGACTTTGAGGGGATTGAGACAATCTCTTTTTTCAATCATTTTTATCATTTCTTTTTCTGTGAAAATCATTGACCCGACTTTGAGGGGATTGAGACAAAGAAATTGTTGAGGTTAATCACCGAATATAATATCGTGAAAATCATTGACCCGACTTTGAGGGGATTGAGACGCTTTATCTGTCCCCGTCTTTACTGCATTCCCGAAGCCGTGAAAATCATTGATCCGACTTTGAGGGGATTGAGACATTCTTATGAAAGACGGCAAACAAGCCGTCTTTCTGGTGAAAATCATTGACCCGACTTTGAGGGGATTGAGACAGCATATTACAGGATGGGCAGTATTCAGCATAAAGTCGTGAAAATCATTGACCCGACTTTGAGGGGATTGAGACATTTCGCTTTTTCCGTAGCCCCCTGGCCCCCAGAGTACTAGTGAAAATCATTGACCCGACTTTGAGGGGATTGAGACAACACGCCCCTTTTTACTACCTGCGCTTTTAAGTCGCGTGAAAATCATTGACCCGACTTTGAGGGGATTGAGACAACTACCTGCGCCTTCAGGTCTCGCAGAAAATAACTCGTGTGAAAATCATTGACCCGACTTTGAGGGGATTGAGACTTTAATAAGATGATACCGAGTTCCATCAATAAATTCAGTGAAAATCATTGACCCGACTTTGAGGGGATTGAGACACCGGAGGCTTTTGGACCAACGCCCAAATTGTAATGCGGTGAAAATCATTGACCCGACTTTGAGGGGATTGAGACGTACACGAATTGACCAGTCTCCGTTCATGAGACCAGACGTGAAAATCATTGACCCGACTTTGAGGGGATTGAGACAGCATTTCTGCCACAATAGCAGCCCATGAACCAATCCTGTGAAAATCATTGACCCGACTTTGAGGGGATTGAGACATGATGAAAGATAAAGATTTCTGCATGATTTTAACTCCGTGAAAATCATTGACCCGATTT from the Desulfonema limicola genome contains:
- a CDS encoding ASKHA domain-containing protein, producing MNKSYKIDFEPVGLRGKCMPGISLLECARTLGVDLVNLCGGNGTCGQCIVQIIEGSVSCLTKTEENFLSPDQINQGYRLACKTIPLSDLKVSVPPDSLTTPQRTQVESMDLPVVPEPLVKMYDIEMTAPGSNDLCSDSRRLINRLKEQYNINVLSIDLDVLREMPVYLRDNNWKARAVLRENKIIALGCQDSRLAGIAFDIGTTKIAAYLLDLNTGRTLASKGMMNPQIKYGEDIIARLLYAQESQKQALHIREILSNTLNQIIGDLCSYAGLTNNDIFEIVVVCNTAIHHLFLGLPGKSLSLAPYIPVTDSELDIKAEKLGLKTAKGAYVHFLPNIAGYVGADHVAMLTALEILEQKGIVIALDIGTNTEICLLNKGSLTSLSCASGPAFEGAHVKFGMRAGQGAIERLRIENNKVIYKTIGGKPAKGFCGSGILDIFAWLYKAGIMDRTGKLTDNHPLIRKINGINHFVINIKDQDKSQCFEITFSQKDIREVQLAKGAVRTGIQALLKANNLTEKDIDKIFIAGAFGSYIDVKSAKTAGMLPNIPSNRFTQVGNAAGLGSRLALISRSRREQARYIARQVEYLELAVFPDFPEIFAKSMYLDS
- a CDS encoding CRISPR-associated endonuclease Cas1 produces the protein MVERLVLYLINKGVIKLSQFTEKEGKGVRMDELSIKSYLSNYEKFMTASFADIKTRKQTNYREVMKKNVMKMENVLLNNIEYQPYIFYS